In the uncultured Methanobacterium sp. genome, one interval contains:
- a CDS encoding GNAT family N-acetyltransferase: protein METKSMEDIIFIEADARGLDLIQPLWEKLNQYHRQQKSDFQEHYENFTFPERSETLLKKSIGGEMHIGLLKDNESEIMLAYCITTISPEREGEIDSIYVLEKYRGRGFGDKLIKRSLEWMDEKGVKKKTVRVSASNQKAVSFYERYGFRPRSLMLEQVS, encoded by the coding sequence ATGGAGACTAAATCAATGGAAGATATAATATTCATTGAAGCAGATGCTCGTGGTCTAGATTTAATCCAGCCCCTGTGGGAGAAACTTAACCAGTATCATCGCCAGCAAAAATCTGATTTTCAGGAACACTATGAAAATTTCACCTTTCCCGAACGTTCCGAAACTCTTTTAAAGAAATCTATTGGTGGTGAAATGCATATTGGCCTGTTGAAAGATAATGAATCAGAAATTATGTTGGCTTACTGCATCACCACCATCTCCCCTGAAAGGGAAGGGGAAATTGATTCAATCTACGTTCTAGAAAAATATCGTGGCCGTGGTTTTGGTGATAAACTGATAAAACGGTCACTGGAATGGATGGATGAAAAAGGTGTGAAGAAAAAGACGGTAAGGGTGTCAGCTAGTAACCAGAAAGCAGTGTCTTTTTATGAACGTTATGGATTCCGTCCTAGATCTTTAATGCTCGAACAAGTGAGTTAA
- a CDS encoding epoxyqueuosine reductase — MDHLKIKAIARDLGADLCGIASVERFQNTPDGFNPADIYSKCKSVIVFAKRVPAGSLSAESCIPYTHVSDIITDEVDSLGIKLCLILEDLRIEAVPIPSDDPSEYWEAENQYARGILSMRHAGYLAGLGVMGKNTLLVNEKNGNMIQIGAVLVDIKLDSDPLATYTVCRPKCNLCIDKCPQKALNGETVNQKNCRTLSIVVNKRGYVLKECNQCRLICPSALGLRDK; from the coding sequence ATGGACCACTTAAAAATTAAAGCCATAGCCAGGGATCTTGGTGCAGATCTTTGTGGAATTGCCAGTGTGGAAAGATTTCAAAACACACCTGATGGATTCAATCCTGCTGATATTTATTCTAAATGTAAATCCGTGATAGTATTTGCCAAAAGAGTTCCTGCCGGGTCTTTATCCGCTGAAAGTTGCATTCCCTACACTCATGTCAGTGACATTATCACGGATGAGGTTGATAGTTTAGGAATTAAGTTGTGCCTGATTTTAGAAGATTTAAGAATAGAAGCAGTCCCCATACCCTCTGATGACCCTTCAGAATATTGGGAAGCTGAAAATCAGTACGCGAGGGGAATTCTGTCAATGAGACATGCTGGTTATCTGGCAGGATTGGGTGTTATGGGGAAAAACACACTACTGGTAAATGAAAAAAACGGTAACATGATCCAGATTGGGGCTGTTCTGGTTGATATAAAGCTTGATAGTGATCCATTGGCCACATATACTGTTTGCAGACCAAAATGCAACCTTTGTATAGATAAATGCCCTCAAAAAGCGTTGAATGGTGAAACAGTTAATCAAAAAAATTGCAGAACATTATCCATCGTTGTCAATAAACGGGGCTATGTTTTAAAGGAGTGCAATCAATGCAGGCTTATTTGTCCCAGTGCTTTGGGATTACGTGACAAATAA
- a CDS encoding isochorismatase family cysteine hydrolase, translating into MKDRKALLIIDMLNDFVGEGAPLEVPLTRNIIPNLKEEIKKARKEGLPIIYICDTHDQQDREFVKMNWPVHAIKGTTGSEVIEDLEQKDEDIFIEKTTYSAFYNTNLDKILKELEINILRITGTVTHICILFTAAEGGIRGYDVEVPSNCVAGLDENDEKYAFRLMHNEFGVKLL; encoded by the coding sequence ATGAAGGATAGAAAGGCGCTCTTAATAATTGACATGCTTAATGACTTTGTAGGCGAAGGTGCACCCCTGGAAGTTCCATTAACCCGAAATATAATCCCCAATCTAAAGGAAGAAATCAAAAAAGCCAGAAAAGAAGGATTGCCCATTATCTATATTTGCGATACTCACGACCAGCAGGATAGGGAATTTGTGAAGATGAACTGGCCAGTTCACGCCATAAAGGGAACCACTGGATCCGAAGTGATTGAGGATTTAGAGCAAAAAGATGAGGATATTTTTATAGAAAAAACCACCTACTCTGCATTCTACAATACCAACCTTGATAAAATCCTGAAAGAACTGGAAATAAACATATTGAGGATTACGGGCACAGTTACCCATATCTGCATACTCTTTACAGCTGCAGAGGGAGGTATAAGGGGTTATGATGTGGAAGTACCCTCAAATTGTGTGGCTGGACTGGATGAAAATGATGAAAAATACGCTTTCAGACTTATGCACAATGAATTTGGAGTAAAACTTCTCTAA
- a CDS encoding prenyltransferase/squalene oxidase repeat-containing protein produces the protein MNSSADTLKVDPIPVLISCGNPAIEYFTRQDILNEKMGPIEELWKIPSVLRILKKQENDGSWKYPGKIREDIRSKENYDQLETYRILGGLVEKYGLNKNHHQIQKVSKYFFSCQTPEGDFRGIYGNQYAPTYSSAIMELLIKAGYGNDKRIKKGFQWLLSMRQDDGGWIIPFRTSGMNLKEALLSDEPNLPDRSRPFSHLVTGMVLRAFAAHPEYRKSTEAQKTADLLTSRLFLADKYPDRKDRRYWERVSYPFWFTDIISALDSLSFLGFKKDNHQIQEGLRFLIKQQTNDGLFDLKIVRGSDKDLKYWICLTICRLFKRYGLLTEK, from the coding sequence ATGAATTCAAGCGCAGATACGTTGAAAGTAGACCCCATTCCTGTTCTAATTTCCTGCGGTAATCCTGCAATTGAGTATTTTACTCGCCAGGATATTTTAAATGAAAAAATGGGACCAATTGAGGAGTTATGGAAAATTCCCAGTGTTTTAAGGATTCTGAAAAAACAGGAAAATGATGGTTCCTGGAAATATCCCGGTAAAATCCGTGAAGATATACGTTCCAAGGAGAATTATGACCAGTTGGAGACTTACCGGATTTTAGGAGGACTGGTTGAGAAATATGGGCTAAACAAAAACCATCATCAAATACAAAAAGTATCAAAATACTTTTTCAGCTGCCAAACTCCAGAAGGAGACTTTAGAGGAATTTACGGTAACCAGTACGCCCCCACTTATTCTTCAGCCATCATGGAACTGTTAATAAAAGCAGGTTATGGGAATGATAAACGGATTAAAAAGGGTTTTCAATGGCTTTTATCTATGCGACAGGACGATGGAGGTTGGATCATTCCCTTCCGAACTTCAGGTATGAATTTGAAAGAAGCACTACTATCTGATGAACCGAACTTACCGGATCGATCCCGACCATTTTCCCATTTAGTAACAGGTATGGTTCTTCGGGCTTTTGCAGCACATCCTGAATATCGCAAATCAACAGAAGCACAAAAAACAGCAGATTTACTGACCAGCAGGCTGTTTCTGGCAGATAAATATCCTGATCGGAAGGATAGGCGATATTGGGAACGGGTTTCCTACCCTTTCTGGTTCACTGATATTATCAGTGCCCTGGATTCCTTATCATTTCTTGGATTCAAAAAAGATAATCATCAAATTCAAGAAGGATTACGCTTTCTAATTAAACAACAAACTAATGACGGGCTTTTTGACTTAAAAATTGTTAGAGGAAGTGATAAGGACCTTAAATATTGGATTTGCCTCACTATCTGCCGACTGTTCAAGAGATATGGTTTATTAACTGAAAAATAA
- a CDS encoding cysteine hydrolase family protein, which yields MKRALLVIDVQNEYFSGKLPVTYPPESLENILKVMSAARVNGIPVIVIQHTSTAENAKTFVKETPGWELLPEVSNQPYTHLMGKTFPGSFTGTDLERWLIENDIDIVTISGYMTQMCCDTTARQAFHRGFKVEFLSDATGTLNVSNYAGSVTAHELHSAVLVTQAMRFSDVLSTADWIQGVEK from the coding sequence ATGAAAAGAGCTCTACTGGTAATAGATGTGCAGAATGAATATTTTTCAGGGAAGTTACCGGTGACTTATCCTCCGGAGAGTCTGGAAAACATATTAAAAGTTATGAGTGCCGCAAGAGTTAATGGAATCCCGGTTATCGTGATCCAGCACACATCTACAGCAGAAAATGCAAAAACCTTTGTCAAGGAGACTCCAGGTTGGGAACTCCTCCCTGAAGTCTCAAACCAGCCTTACACCCATCTGATGGGGAAGACCTTTCCCGGAAGTTTCACCGGCACGGATCTAGAAAGATGGCTCATAGAAAATGACATTGATATCGTGACTATTTCCGGTTACATGACTCAGATGTGCTGTGATACCACTGCCAGGCAGGCCTTTCACCGGGGTTTTAAGGTGGAGTTTCTGTCTGATGCCACCGGCACCCTCAATGTCTCCAACTACGCGGGAAGTGTCACTGCCCACGAATTACACAGTGCCGTTCTGGTTACCCAGGCCATGCGATTCAGCGATGTACTAAGCACTGCTGATTGGATTCAAGGAGTAGAAAAATAG